One region of Flavobacterium sp. KACC 22763 genomic DNA includes:
- the secY gene encoding preprotein translocase subunit SecY, whose amino-acid sequence MKKFIESISNVWKIEELKNRILITLGLLLVYRFGAHVTLPGIDATQLTGLAGQTKNGLGSILDMFTGGAFSKASVFALGIMPYISASIVVQLMGIAIPYLQKLQNDGESGRKKINQITRWLTIAITLVQGPTYIYNLYRTLPSNAFLLGFNSPEFLFSSVIILVTGTIFAMWLGEKITDKGIGNGISLLIMVGILARLPQAFIQEFTTRVTNNNGGPMLLVIEIIVWLLVIISCVLLTMAVRRIPVQYARRTTTGDYEQDLAGGNRQWIPLKLNASGVMPIIFAQAIMFIPAAVAGLSKSDTSQSIVGAFSNMFGFWYNFVFATLIIVFTFFYTAITVPTNKMADDLKRSGGFIPGVRPGAETSDFLDKVMSLITFPGSLFLALIAVFPAIVVSIMDVQQSWAMFFGGTSLIIMVGVAIDTIQQINSYLLNKHYDGLMKTGKNRKAVA is encoded by the coding sequence ATGAAGAAATTTATTGAATCAATAAGTAATGTTTGGAAAATCGAAGAACTAAAAAATAGAATCTTAATTACTTTAGGATTACTTTTAGTATATCGTTTTGGAGCACACGTTACGCTTCCTGGAATTGACGCAACGCAATTGACTGGTTTAGCGGGACAAACTAAAAATGGTCTAGGATCTATTCTAGACATGTTCACCGGGGGTGCTTTCTCTAAGGCTTCAGTTTTTGCCTTAGGTATCATGCCTTATATTTCTGCGTCTATTGTTGTTCAGTTGATGGGGATTGCGATTCCATATTTACAAAAACTTCAAAATGATGGGGAAAGTGGTAGAAAAAAGATTAATCAAATCACTCGTTGGTTGACAATCGCTATCACATTGGTTCAAGGTCCAACTTATATCTATAATTTATACAGAACATTGCCTAGTAATGCATTTTTGCTAGGCTTTAATTCTCCTGAATTTTTGTTCTCGTCTGTTATCATTTTAGTTACTGGTACAATTTTTGCTATGTGGCTGGGTGAGAAAATTACAGATAAAGGTATTGGAAATGGTATTTCATTGTTAATTATGGTTGGTATTTTGGCTCGTTTACCACAAGCTTTTATCCAAGAGTTTACAACTCGAGTTACCAATAACAATGGAGGTCCAATGTTATTAGTTATTGAAATTATTGTGTGGTTATTAGTTATCATTTCTTGTGTATTGCTTACAATGGCGGTACGTAGAATTCCTGTTCAGTATGCACGTCGTACAACTACAGGAGATTACGAGCAAGATTTGGCAGGAGGTAATAGACAATGGATTCCTCTAAAGCTTAATGCTTCTGGAGTTATGCCAATTATTTTTGCTCAGGCAATTATGTTTATTCCTGCGGCTGTAGCTGGATTGTCTAAATCAGATACATCACAATCTATTGTTGGTGCATTTAGTAATATGTTTGGTTTCTGGTATAATTTTGTTTTTGCAACTTTAATTATTGTATTTACATTCTTTTATACTGCAATCACTGTACCTACTAACAAAATGGCTGATGATTTAAAGAGAAGCGGCGGTTTTATTCCTGGAGTTCGTCCTGGAGCAGAAACTTCTGATTTCCTTGATAAAGTGATGTCTTTAATAACTTTCCCAGGATCTTTATTCCTTGCTTTGATTGCTGTGTTCCCAGCTATTGTTGTAAGTATTATGGATGTACAACAATCTTGGGCAATGTTTTTTGGAGGTACCTCATTAATAATTATGGTTGGTGTTGCAATAGATACTATTCAACAAATCAATTCATACTTGTTAAACAAACATTATGATGGTTTAATGAAGACTGGTAAAAATAGAAAAGCGGTAGCTTAA
- the rpsE gene encoding 30S ribosomal protein S5 has product MMSKYKNVELVKPSGLELKDRLVSVNRVTKVTKGGRAFGFSAIVVVGDENGVVGHGLGKSKDVSEAIAKAVEDAKKNLVRIPLNGQSVPHEQKGKFGGARVFLIPASHGTGVIAGGAVRSVLESVGIHDVLSKSQGSSNPHNVVKATFDALLQMRSAHTVAKQRGVSLEKVFKG; this is encoded by the coding sequence ATTATGTCTAAATACAAAAATGTAGAATTGGTAAAACCTAGTGGTCTTGAATTAAAAGATCGTCTAGTTAGTGTTAATCGTGTTACTAAAGTTACAAAAGGAGGTAGAGCTTTTGGTTTTTCTGCTATTGTAGTTGTAGGTGATGAAAATGGAGTAGTTGGTCATGGATTAGGAAAATCTAAAGACGTTTCTGAAGCAATTGCGAAAGCAGTAGAAGATGCTAAGAAAAACTTAGTTAGAATTCCTTTAAATGGACAATCTGTTCCTCACGAGCAAAAAGGTAAATTTGGTGGTGCACGTGTATTCTTAATTCCAGCGTCTCATGGTACTGGAGTTATTGCTGGTGGAGCTGTTCGTTCAGTTCTTGAGTCAGTAGGTATTCACGATGTATTGTCTAAATCTCAAGGATCATCAAATCCACATAACGTAGTAAAAGCAACTTTTGATGCTTTATTGCAAATGAGAAGCGCTCATACTGTTGCAAAACAGAGAGGTGTTTCTTTAGAGAAAGTTTTTAAAGGTTAA
- the rplN gene encoding 50S ribosomal protein L14, with product MVQQESRLKVADNTGAKEVLTIRVLGGTKRRYASVGDKIVVSIKDATPNGNVKKGAVSTAVVVRTKKEVRRADGSYIRFDDNACVLLNAAGEMRGTRVFGPVARELREKQFMKIVSLAPEVL from the coding sequence ATGGTACAACAAGAATCAAGACTAAAAGTAGCAGATAACACGGGAGCTAAAGAAGTTTTAACTATTCGTGTTTTAGGAGGTACTAAAAGAAGATATGCCTCTGTTGGTGACAAAATTGTAGTTTCTATCAAAGATGCAACTCCAAACGGAAACGTGAAAAAAGGAGCTGTTTCAACTGCAGTTGTTGTACGTACTAAAAAAGAAGTGAGAAGAGCTGATGGTTCTTATATCCGTTTCGATGACAATGCATGTGTTCTTTTGAATGCTGCAGGGGAAATGAGAGGAACTCGTGTTTTTGGTCCGGTAGCAAGAGAACTTCGTGAAAAACAATTCATGAAAATTGTATCATTAGCACCAGAAGTGCTTTAA
- the rpmC gene encoding 50S ribosomal protein L29 produces the protein MKQSEIKDLSAAELQEKLSQTKKVYADLKMAHAISPIANPLQIRSVRRTVARLATELTKRELQ, from the coding sequence ATGAAACAATCAGAAATAAAAGATCTTTCTGCAGCGGAGTTGCAAGAAAAGCTTAGTCAAACTAAGAAAGTATATGCTGACCTAAAAATGGCTCACGCTATTTCTCCAATTGCTAACCCACTTCAAATTAGAAGCGTTAGAAGAACAGTTGCAAGATTGGCTACAGAGTTAACTAAAAGAGAGTTACAATAA
- the rplE gene encoding 50S ribosomal protein L5 encodes MAYTPRLKEEYKSRVISALKEEFGYTNVMQVPKLEKIVLSRGVGAAVSDKKLIDYAVDELTKITGQKAVSTISKKDVASFKLRKGMPIGAKVTLRGERMYEFLDRLITSALPRVRDFSGIKATGFDGRGNYNLGVLEQIIFPEIDIDKVNKISGMDITFVTTAKTDKEAKSLLAELGLPFKKN; translated from the coding sequence ATGGCATATACACCTAGACTAAAAGAAGAATATAAGAGTAGAGTAATCTCTGCTCTTAAAGAAGAGTTCGGATATACAAACGTAATGCAAGTTCCTAAACTTGAAAAAATCGTTTTAAGCCGTGGAGTTGGTGCAGCTGTATCTGATAAAAAACTTATTGACTATGCAGTTGATGAGTTAACAAAGATCACTGGACAAAAAGCAGTTTCTACAATCTCTAAAAAAGACGTTGCGTCTTTCAAATTGAGAAAAGGAATGCCTATTGGAGCAAAAGTTACTTTACGTGGAGAAAGAATGTATGAGTTTTTAGATAGACTTATTACTTCTGCTTTGCCACGTGTTAGAGATTTTAGTGGTATTAAAGCTACTGGTTTCGACGGAAGAGGTAACTACAATCTTGGAGTTTTAGAGCAAATCATTTTCCCAGAAATTGATATTGACAAAGTAAATAAAATTTCAGGAATGGATATTACTTTTGTTACTACTGCAAAAACAGACAAGGAAGCAAAGTCATTATTGGCTGAATTAGGATTACCTTTTAAAAAGAATTAA
- the rplO gene encoding 50S ribosomal protein L15, with amino-acid sequence MNLSNLQPAEGSTHNQNKRLGRGEGSGKGGTAARGHKGAKSRSGYSKKIGFEGGQMPLQRRVPKFGFKNINRKEYEGVNLDTLQLLVDNGVITDSVSMTDFVANRLATKNEIVKILGRGELKAKLKVTAHKFTATAKAAIEAAGGEAVTI; translated from the coding sequence ATGAATTTAAGTAACTTACAACCTGCTGAGGGATCTACACACAATCAAAATAAAAGATTAGGTAGAGGAGAAGGTTCTGGAAAAGGTGGTACCGCTGCACGTGGACACAAAGGAGCAAAATCTCGTTCTGGTTATTCTAAAAAGATTGGTTTTGAAGGAGGGCAGATGCCACTTCAAAGACGTGTACCTAAGTTTGGTTTCAAAAACATCAATCGTAAAGAATACGAAGGTGTTAATTTAGATACTCTTCAATTATTAGTTGATAACGGTGTAATTACTGATTCTGTTTCAATGACAGATTTCGTAGCAAATCGTCTAGCTACTAAAAATGAAATCGTTAAGATTTTAGGTAGAGGAGAGTTGAAAGCAAAATTAAAAGTAACTGCCCACAAATTTACTGCTACTGCAAAAGCTGCTATTGAGGCTGCTGGTGGAGAAGCTGTAACTATATAA
- the rplW gene encoding 50S ribosomal protein L23 — protein sequence MSIIIRPIVTEKVTKESEVLNRFGFVVNKKANKVEIKKAVEAAYGVTIVSVNTMNVRPDRSTKYTKSGLISGKTNAYKKAIVQVQEGETIDFYNNI from the coding sequence ATGAGCATTATTATTAGACCTATAGTAACGGAAAAAGTAACCAAAGAAAGTGAAGTTCTAAACCGCTTCGGATTCGTTGTTAACAAAAAAGCAAACAAAGTTGAGATTAAGAAAGCTGTTGAGGCTGCTTATGGAGTAACTATCGTTTCTGTTAACACAATGAATGTGAGACCAGATAGATCTACTAAATACACTAAAAGTGGTTTAATCAGTGGAAAGACAAATGCTTATAAAAAAGCAATTGTACAAGTACAAGAAGGAGAAACAATTGATTTTTACAACAATATCTAA
- the rplF gene encoding 50S ribosomal protein L6, translating into MSRIGKSPIVIPAGVTVEVKDGSITVKGKKGQLTQEFSDVTVKVEGDQIIVERSSDYKDQRAKHGLYRALISNMIVGVSEGFTKELELVGVGYRASNQGQKLDLALGYSHNIVLEIAPEVSLETISEKGKNPIVKLTSFDKQLLGQVAAKIRGFRKPEPYKGKGVKFVGEVLRRKAGKSA; encoded by the coding sequence ATGTCAAGAATAGGTAAAAGCCCAATTGTAATTCCTGCTGGTGTAACTGTTGAAGTTAAAGACGGTAGTATTACGGTAAAAGGAAAAAAAGGTCAACTAACTCAGGAGTTTTCGGACGTAACTGTAAAAGTTGAAGGTGATCAAATCATAGTTGAAAGATCATCTGATTATAAAGACCAAAGAGCAAAACACGGATTATACAGAGCATTAATCAGTAATATGATTGTTGGTGTATCTGAAGGTTTTACAAAAGAACTTGAATTAGTTGGAGTTGGTTATAGAGCTTCAAACCAAGGACAAAAGTTAGATTTAGCTCTTGGATATTCTCACAATATTGTTTTAGAAATTGCTCCAGAAGTATCTCTAGAAACAATATCTGAAAAAGGTAAGAACCCAATCGTAAAATTAACATCATTTGACAAACAACTTTTAGGACAAGTTGCTGCGAAAATCAGAGGTTTCCGTAAGCCAGAGCCATACAAAGGAAAAGGTGTTAAATTTGTGGGTGAAGTATTAAGAAGAAAAGCAGGTAAATCAGCTTAA
- the rplB gene encoding 50S ribosomal protein L2: MSVRKLKPITPGQRFRVVNGYDAITTDKPERSLIAPIKNSGGRNSQGKMTMRYTGGGHKQRYRIIDFKRTKDGIPATVKSIEYDPNRTAFIALLAYADGEKTYIIAQNGLKVGQKLVSGPESQPEIGNTLPLSRIPLGTVISCIELRPGQGAVIARSAGTFAQLMARDGKYATIKMPSGETRLILLTCSATIGAVSNSDHQLVVSGKAGRTRWLGRRPRTRPVAMNPVDHPMGGGEGRSSGGHPRSRNGLPAKGYRTRSKKNPSNKYIVERRKK; encoded by the coding sequence ATGTCAGTAAGAAAATTAAAACCTATTACCCCGGGTCAGCGATTTAGAGTTGTGAATGGTTATGACGCTATTACAACTGATAAGCCGGAACGCTCTTTGATAGCGCCGATAAAAAACTCAGGAGGTAGAAATAGTCAAGGAAAGATGACCATGCGTTATACGGGTGGTGGTCACAAGCAGAGATATCGTATTATCGATTTCAAAAGAACTAAAGATGGAATTCCAGCTACAGTGAAATCAATCGAATACGATCCAAATCGTACTGCATTTATCGCTTTATTAGCTTACGCTGATGGAGAGAAAACTTATATTATCGCTCAAAACGGATTGAAAGTTGGTCAGAAATTAGTTTCTGGACCAGAGTCTCAACCAGAGATTGGTAATACTTTACCTTTAAGCAGAATTCCTCTTGGAACTGTTATATCTTGTATTGAGTTACGTCCAGGACAAGGAGCTGTTATTGCTCGTTCAGCTGGAACTTTTGCTCAGTTAATGGCAAGAGACGGGAAATACGCAACAATTAAAATGCCATCAGGTGAGACAAGATTAATCTTGTTAACTTGTTCAGCTACAATTGGAGCTGTTTCTAACTCTGACCACCAATTAGTTGTATCTGGAAAAGCAGGTAGAACAAGATGGTTAGGAAGAAGACCTAGAACTAGACCAGTAGCGATGAACCCTGTTGATCACCCTATGGGAGGTGGTGAAGGACGTTCTTCTGGAGGGCACCCACGTTCAAGAAACGGATTGCCAGCTAAAGGTTACAGAACTCGTTCTAAGAAAAACCCGAGTAACAAGTATATCGTAGAACGTAGAAAGAAATAA
- the rplR gene encoding 50S ribosomal protein L18, with amino-acid sequence MSLTKSERRQRIKFRIRKSVSGTAARPRLSVFRSNKEIYAQIIDDVNGVTILAASSREKEIGKGTNVEVAAAVGKLVAEKALKAGIDTITFDRGGYLYHGRIKSLAEGARAAGLKF; translated from the coding sequence ATGTCATTAACAAAATCTGAAAGAAGACAGAGAATTAAATTCAGAATTAGAAAATCGGTTAGTGGTACTGCTGCAAGACCTAGACTTTCTGTTTTTAGAAGTAATAAAGAAATTTACGCTCAAATCATTGATGATGTAAATGGAGTTACTATCTTAGCTGCATCTTCTAGAGAAAAAGAAATAGGAAAAGGTACTAACGTTGAAGTAGCTGCTGCTGTTGGAAAACTAGTTGCAGAGAAAGCGTTAAAAGCTGGGATTGATACCATCACTTTCGACAGAGGTGGATATTTATATCACGGTCGTATTAAATCATTAGCAGAAGGCGCAAGAGCCGCTGGACTTAAATTCTAA
- the rplV gene encoding 50S ribosomal protein L22: protein MGVRKRETADARKEANKSIAFAKLNNCPTSPRKMRLVADLVRGQKVERALNILRFSSKEASRKLEKLLLSAINNWEQKNSEGNLEEAGLFVKEIRVDGGMMLKRLRPAPQGRAHRIRKRSNHVTIVLGAINNTQSNS from the coding sequence ATGGGAGTTCGTAAAAGAGAAACAGCAGATGCGAGAAAAGAGGCTAATAAGTCTATCGCTTTCGCAAAATTGAATAACTGCCCTACTTCACCTAGAAAAATGCGCTTAGTAGCGGACTTGGTAAGAGGTCAGAAGGTAGAAAGAGCACTTAACATTTTAAGATTCAGTTCTAAAGAAGCTTCAAGAAAATTAGAAAAACTATTATTATCTGCAATCAATAACTGGGAGCAAAAAAATAGTGAAGGTAATTTAGAAGAAGCTGGATTATTTGTTAAAGAGATCAGAGTAGATGGTGGAATGATGTTGAAAAGACTTCGTCCAGCTCCACAAGGTCGTGCACACAGAATAAGAAAACGTTCTAATCACGTTACAATCGTGCTTGGAGCTATCAATAACACACAAAGCAATTCTTAA
- the rplP gene encoding 50S ribosomal protein L16 — MLQPKRTKYRKVQKGRMKGNSQRGHELSNGMFGIKSVHEDGMFLTSRQIEAARIAATRYMKREGQLWIKIFPDKPITKKPLEVRMGKGKGAVEYWAAVVKPGRIMFEVGGVPLSVAKEALRLAAQKLPVKTKFVVARDFEA, encoded by the coding sequence ATGTTACAGCCTAAAAGAACAAAATACCGTAAGGTACAAAAAGGTAGAATGAAGGGTAACTCTCAAAGAGGGCATGAACTTTCAAATGGAATGTTTGGTATTAAATCTGTACATGAAGATGGAATGTTCTTAACATCTCGTCAAATCGAAGCTGCACGTATCGCTGCAACTCGTTACATGAAGAGAGAAGGACAATTGTGGATTAAAATTTTCCCAGACAAACCTATCACTAAGAAGCCTCTTGAAGTACGTATGGGTAAAGGTAAAGGAGCAGTTGAATATTGGGCTGCTGTTGTTAAACCAGGAAGAATTATGTTTGAAGTTGGAGGAGTTCCATTGTCAGTTGCAAAAGAGGCTTTACGTCTTGCAGCTCAAAAACTTCCAGTAAAAACTAAGTTCGTCGTTGCTAGAGATTTCGAAGCATAA
- the rpsC gene encoding 30S ribosomal protein S3: MGQKTNPIGNRLGIIRGWDSNWYGGNDYGDKLAEDHKIRKYIHARLSKASVSKVIIERTLKLVTVTITTARPGIIIGKGGQEVDKLKEELKKVTDKEVQINIFEIKRPELDAYLVATSIARQIESRISYRRAIKMAIAASMRMNAEGIKVLISGRLNGAEMARSEGFKEGRIPLSTFRADIDYALAEAHTTYGRMGIKVWIMKGEVYGKRELSPLAGMDKKQSGTGGGKGGDAPRGKSNFNKGGKPDARKRK; encoded by the coding sequence ATGGGACAAAAGACAAATCCAATTGGAAATAGACTTGGTATCATCAGAGGATGGGACTCAAACTGGTATGGTGGAAATGATTACGGCGATAAATTAGCTGAAGATCACAAAATCAGAAAGTATATCCATGCTCGTTTATCAAAAGCTAGTGTATCAAAAGTAATCATCGAGAGAACTTTGAAACTTGTAACCGTTACTATCACTACTGCTAGACCTGGTATCATTATCGGAAAAGGTGGACAAGAGGTAGACAAGTTAAAAGAAGAACTTAAGAAAGTTACTGACAAAGAGGTTCAAATTAACATCTTTGAAATTAAAAGACCTGAGCTAGATGCTTATCTTGTGGCTACAAGCATCGCTCGTCAAATCGAAAGCCGTATTTCTTACAGACGTGCAATCAAAATGGCTATTGCTGCTTCTATGCGTATGAACGCTGAAGGTATCAAAGTTTTGATTTCTGGTCGTTTGAATGGTGCAGAGATGGCGCGTTCAGAAGGTTTCAAAGAAGGTAGAATTCCTCTATCAACTTTCAGAGCTGACATTGATTATGCTTTGGCTGAAGCTCACACTACTTACGGTAGAATGGGTATCAAAGTATGGATCATGAAAGGTGAAGTTTACGGTAAGAGAGAACTTTCTCCACTTGCTGGAATGGACAAAAAACAATCTGGTACAGGTGGTGGAAAAGGTGGAGATGCTCCTAGAGGCAAATCTAACTTTAACAAAGGTGGAAAACCAGACGCTCGTAAAAGAAAGTAA
- the rpsS gene encoding 30S ribosomal protein S19, with protein MARSLKKGPFVHYKLDKKVQENVESGKNAVVKTWSRASMITPDFVGQTIAVHNGRQFVPVYVTENMVGHKLGEFSPTRSFRGHAGAKNKGKK; from the coding sequence ATGGCACGTTCATTAAAAAAAGGACCTTTCGTTCATTATAAATTAGACAAGAAAGTTCAAGAAAACGTAGAAAGTGGTAAAAATGCAGTTGTTAAGACTTGGTCTAGAGCTTCAATGATTACACCAGATTTCGTTGGACAAACTATCGCAGTTCATAACGGTCGTCAATTTGTACCAGTTTACGTAACAGAAAACATGGTAGGTCACAAATTAGGAGAGTTTTCACCAACTAGATCTTTTAGAGGTCATGCTGGAGCAAAAAATAAAGGTAAAAAATAA
- the rpsQ gene encoding 30S ribosomal protein S17, whose protein sequence is MEEKRNLRKERIGVVTSNKMDKSIVISEVRKVKHPLYGKFVLKTKKYVAHDETNDCNIGDTVRISETRPLSKTKCWRLVEILERAK, encoded by the coding sequence ATGGAAGAAAAAAGAAATTTAAGAAAAGAAAGAATAGGTGTTGTTACTTCAAATAAGATGGATAAATCTATCGTTATTTCTGAAGTAAGAAAAGTAAAACACCCATTATACGGTAAGTTCGTGTTGAAAACTAAGAAATATGTTGCACACGACGAAACAAACGACTGTAACATTGGAGATACTGTAAGAATTAGCGAAACGCGTCCTTTAAGTAAAACAAAATGTTGGAGATTAGTTGAAATCTTAGAAAGAGCTAAATAA
- the rpmD gene encoding 50S ribosomal protein L30 codes for MAKLLVKQVRSKINCPLSQKRGLEALGLRKIGQVVEHESNPAILGMINKVKHLVSVEEAK; via the coding sequence ATGGCTAAATTATTAGTAAAACAAGTAAGAAGCAAAATCAACTGTCCTCTTTCTCAAAAGAGAGGGTTGGAAGCTTTAGGTCTACGTAAAATTGGACAAGTTGTGGAGCATGAGTCAAATCCTGCTATCCTTGGGATGATAAACAAAGTTAAACACTTAGTTTCTGTAGAAGAAGCTAAATAA
- the rplX gene encoding 50S ribosomal protein L24, with product MIKLKIKSGDIVRVIAGDHKGAEGKVLRVYREKNKAIVEGVNMVSKHTKPSAKNPQGGIVKKEASIQISNIALIDPKTKETTRVGIRVEGDKKVRFSKKSNQVL from the coding sequence ATGATAAAGCTAAAAATAAAATCAGGAGATATCGTAAGAGTTATTGCTGGAGACCATAAAGGCGCTGAAGGTAAAGTTTTACGTGTTTACCGTGAAAAAAACAAAGCGATCGTTGAAGGTGTAAACATGGTTTCTAAACATACTAAACCAAGTGCTAAAAACCCTCAAGGAGGTATCGTTAAGAAAGAAGCTTCTATTCAAATTTCTAACATTGCTTTAATTGATCCTAAAACTAAGGAGACAACTAGAGTAGGTATTAGAGTAGAAGGAGATAAGAAAGTAAGATTTTCAAAAAAATCTAATCAAGTACTATAG
- the rpsH gene encoding 30S ribosomal protein S8 — protein MYTDPIADYLTRVRNAVAANHKVVEIPASNLKKEITKILFDQGYILSYKFEQNTVQGSIKIALKYDKDTKEPVIKDIQRISKPGLRKYAGAAKLPRILNGLGIAIVSTSKGLMTGKQAKQLNVGGEVICYVY, from the coding sequence ATGTATACAGATCCTATTGCAGATTATTTGACTAGAGTTCGTAACGCTGTGGCTGCAAACCACAAAGTTGTTGAAATTCCGGCATCTAATCTTAAAAAAGAGATAACTAAGATCTTATTTGATCAAGGTTACATCTTAAGTTACAAATTTGAGCAGAACACAGTTCAAGGTTCTATCAAAATTGCTTTAAAGTATGATAAAGATACTAAAGAGCCTGTAATTAAAGATATTCAAAGAATTAGTAAACCTGGTTTACGTAAGTACGCAGGTGCTGCCAAATTACCAAGAATCCTTAACGGATTAGGAATTGCTATCGTTTCTACATCAAAAGGTTTGATGACTGGAAAACAAGCAAAGCAATTAAATGTAGGTGGTGAGGTAATTTGTTACGTATACTAA
- the rpsN gene encoding 30S ribosomal protein S14: MAKESMKAREVKREKTVAKYAEKRKALLEAGDYEGLQRLPKNASPVRLHNRCKLTGRPRGYIRQFGISRVTFREMANNGLIPGVKKASW, encoded by the coding sequence ATGGCTAAAGAATCAATGAAAGCCCGCGAGGTGAAAAGAGAGAAAACGGTAGCTAAGTATGCTGAGAAGAGAAAAGCTTTATTAGAAGCTGGAGACTACGAAGGTTTACAAAGATTACCTAAAAATGCTTCACCAGTTCGTTTACACAACCGTTGTAAATTAACAGGTAGACCAAGAGGTTATATCCGTCAATTCGGTATTTCACGTGTAACTTTCCGTGAAATGGCTAACAATGGATTAATTCCAGGTGTTAAAAAGGCATCTTGGTAA